The sequence below is a genomic window from Candidatus Auribacterota bacterium.
GCGTGCCGAATGTCTCCTTCTCATGGTGTGGCCGCCTCCCACTCAGTGTGCCAGGAGCCTTCTCCTGATTGCGGCGATGAATTCGGAGGCGAAATCGTCCATCGTTGCGCCGAGCCGCCTGATCCGGGACAGGAAAACATTGTAGGCGGCGACCGAGGGTATGGCGACGAGGAGGCCCACGACGGTGGTGATGAGCGCTCCGGCTATGCCCGGGGCCACGATGAGGAGAGAGGGGCTTCCCGCAGCGGCCATCGCGTTGAATGCGTTCATGATCCCCCACACCGTCCCCAGGAGCCCCATGAGGGGGCCGACCACCGCGGTGATGGCTAAGATAATCATAAGTCTTTCCATTAAGGCTGTTTCGCCGGAAATCGCGCGCTGGATGGATTCCTCCACTTCTTCAAGCTGGTATTCCGACAGGCCGGGATTCGCGAGCTCAAGATCGTCGCCGAGGTGGCGCCTGAGATCTCTCACGCCCGCCGCATAGATCCTGTAGAGCGGACAGAGGGAGGCCCTCTCTTTCGCAAAGTGGAGGGAGAAAATGTGCTCACGATCCCTGTGGTATTGATGCAGGAAGAGCTGGGAGTTTCTCTCGGCGGCCCTGAGGTACCGAACCTTGTCCAGTATGACGAACCAGGCCAGGATCGAGAGCGCGACGATGGCGAGCGTGATGACCTGCCCGACGATGTCCGAGGTGACGAACGTTTGAATTAATGTGCTATTCACGCGATCTGCTCTGTTGTTGAAAAAGGCGGAGCACTCCACTTTGGGGGGAAGGGGGCACTGCGTATTTTCAGGAGATGCTAGCGAATTCCGCGGCTGAAGTCAATAAGGGAATCCTGTCCGTCAGGGAATCCTGTCCGTCCCCATGCTTGCAAACGGGTCGGCCCCCTGCTAAAATTCAGCGCGAAAGGAGCAGGTAATGAAAAGGAAACTCAATATCGCTATTGATGGGCCGGTGGGATCCGGCAAGAGCACCGTGGCGCGGAGCGTGGCGCAGGAGATGGGGTACACCTACATTGACACGGGGGCGATGTACCGGGGGATCGCCCTCGTGGCGAAGCGAAAAGGGATCTCATGGGATGATCCGGCAGGAATGGCCGATTTCGCGGAAAAAACAAAGGTCGAGCTCCGGCCGGCCGGTGCGGAAGGGGTGACCTCTTTTGTGAGCGTGGACGGTCGGGACGTTTCCAGGGAGATCCGTGACACGGAGATCGGGCAGGGGGCGTCGAAGGTCGGCACGATTCCAGGGGTTCGGCGCGCCCTGGTTGCCATGCAGCAGCGCATGGCGGCAGCGGGAGGCGTGGTCATGGAAGGCCGCGATATCGGCACGGTTGTGCTCCCCGACGCGGAGCTTAAAATATTCCTCTCCGGCTCGGTTGAGGAGCGGGCGAAGCGCCGTTTCCTTGAGCTCCGGAATAAGGGGAAATCGCCGGTCGTGAGCGACGTGATTGAAGAGGTGAGGGCGAGGGATACGCAGGATTCGACGAGAGCGGATAGCCCGCTTAAAAAAGCGGACGATGCCGTGGAGGTCGATACCACGGAGATGACAATTGAGCGCGTCGTGAAAGAGATTGTCCTGCTCGCGCGGGCAAGGGGGGGCGCGTGAATCCCTGGGCTCAGGGCTCTTCAGTGTATTCGAGGAATAGTCTCTTGCTGAATCCCCCGCGCGCGCGGCGCTTGCACCTGACCAATCCCTGGAAGCGCTTCGCCCTCACCCCGAGCGCGCCGCGGAACGCGTCAACGAGCTCCTGGAGGTCGATCAGCTCGTTGAGCAGCGGTCCCTCTCCTCGCGCCCTATAGAGTTCATCCGCTTCTTCACGGATCTTCGCTTTCAGGGCGCGCGCGTACGCAGTCGCAGTCAGCCTCCGCGCCTTGCAGGAGCGCCCCTTTCCTGAAATGAGCGCGGGGATTCGGTCCCTCACGAGTTTGTTGTAGTAGTGTCGGGACACGGGGCGCCTATTTGCGTGAGAGGTGGATCATGTCGCCCACCTTGAGCGCGCGGGGATCCGCGATGTTGTTCTCCCGCGCAATCCGCGCCATTGCCTCTCCGTTTCCCAGCATGCGCTTGCAGATGAGCCAGAGGCTGTCGCCCTTCTGCACCGTGTAGGCGATTCGCCCATCGGCCTTGCCCGGCGCGCCGGGAGCGGCAGCCTGTACCACTGGTTCCATCTGGATGAGATTCTCTTCAGCCTGATGCCGTTCCGGCTCTTTTGCGGTGTGAGCCGGAATCTCCCGCGGTGGCGATGCGTCGTCGTTCCCGCCTGCCGTGCTCCCGGTAATGGAGATCGGAGAGGGCAGGGAGGCGGCCTCTGCCCGGGGTGTGTGTGGCTGCTTGGTTTTTATTGAAAGGACACAGATGAGAAACACGCTCAACCCCGCGCACACCCCCCGGAGCATCTGCTGCGTTGTCCTGAGTCGGTGGAGCTGCGCCTGAACGGTGCGGTAGGAGAGATCCTTCTCCTCGATATTGTGTTCGAGGATGCGGATGCGGACGTCAATGCGGTCGGAATCCGGAGTGTCTGCGGAAAGCTCCTGGGCGAGCGCCGCGCAGGACACCGGGCTTCCCACCTCGCCGGTCTCACGTGCATCGCCCGGGCTGTCCTCGCGATGCTCCTGGAGCGATCCGATCTGCTGCTCGAGCTCGGCAATCCTCTCCTCGTATCTCCGGCGGG
It includes:
- a CDS encoding MotA/TolQ/ExbB proton channel family protein yields the protein MNSTLIQTFVTSDIVGQVITLAIVALSILAWFVILDKVRYLRAAERNSQLFLHQYHRDREHIFSLHFAKERASLCPLYRIYAAGVRDLRRHLGDDLELANPGLSEYQLEEVEESIQRAISGETALMERLMIILAITAVVGPLMGLLGTVWGIMNAFNAMAAAGSPSLLIVAPGIAGALITTVVGLLVAIPSVAAYNVFLSRIRRLGATMDDFASEFIAAIRRRLLAH
- the cmk gene encoding (d)CMP kinase, producing MKRKLNIAIDGPVGSGKSTVARSVAQEMGYTYIDTGAMYRGIALVAKRKGISWDDPAGMADFAEKTKVELRPAGAEGVTSFVSVDGRDVSREIRDTEIGQGASKVGTIPGVRRALVAMQQRMAAAGGVVMEGRDIGTVVLPDAELKIFLSGSVEERAKRRFLELRNKGKSPVVSDVIEEVRARDTQDSTRADSPLKKADDAVEVDTTEMTIERVVKEIVLLARARGGA
- a CDS encoding nucleoside triphosphate pyrophosphohydrolase, giving the protein MSRHYYNKLVRDRIPALISGKGRSCKARRLTATAYARALKAKIREEADELYRARGEGPLLNELIDLQELVDAFRGALGVRAKRFQGLVRCKRRARGGFSKRLFLEYTEEP
- a CDS encoding LysM peptidoglycan-binding domain-containing protein — translated: MEELYQDQETIIQQLRLLLAAKEEELNKMRGMPDSGGGGATGESVADQLIRELEEKKSEAIELRARMKDIETSGRNKLSGMADELDEKDKIIASLQSRLSGGHGEETPTDPGEKERVISDLEAARAAERGETERRIVAIEEQLEEKERLLGEARRELDRHATATQQIESAGSGDAGCGPSETVFTRSDLEGVVAERAQLQAELDQLRDEMDAVLKRDVESRRRYEERIAELEQQIGSLQEHREDSPGDARETGEVGSPVSCAALAQELSADTPDSDRIDVRIRILEHNIEEKDLSYRTVQAQLHRLRTTQQMLRGVCAGLSVFLICVLSIKTKQPHTPRAEAASLPSPISITGSTAGGNDDASPPREIPAHTAKEPERHQAEENLIQMEPVVQAAAPGAPGKADGRIAYTVQKGDSLWLICKRMLGNGEAMARIARENNIADPRALKVGDMIHLSRK